In Lycium barbarum isolate Lr01 chromosome 9, ASM1917538v2, whole genome shotgun sequence, the DNA window cttcttatgatactaaagatgagatgttttctatgatgaacataatGAAGATGATTTCAAATTCTAGAAatttccaaagcttatggatttgatgctattatgaggttattgagcttatttcatgattttctcgattttattcattgttgttgatctcaccttataataattattcTTTCAAGGTgggacatagcgatgatgattattccataatataatcggatgctgccgaccttacgtcactccgataaagttatagcttttatttgggctctcatgcatgatatttatatattatatattataaatgtatgtatggggatatggggaaaagggcaggcgttatatacacataaccacttgatcagctggatatcgtcccggacgcgggatatatggggtaaatggatcgggcggttcgttccgcggcaatataatacatttatggatcgggccgttcattTCGCGACAATATAACAaatttatggattgggccgttCATTTTGCggtaatataatatatttatggattgggacgttcgttccgcgacaatatattatatttatggatcgggtcattcgttccacggcaatatatatgtaaaatgatgatatgatatatggatcgggctgcacgttccgcagcaatataaaatatttatggatcgagctgcacgttccgcagcactatcatttatatatgtatgaaaaatgtttttgtgaaaaagttaagcatgcatggtatccgcctaaaaaggcattcagatgtacaggttatctctttatctcatgttatgttaaGTATCTCTTGTTACGTTGTTATTCAtattttacatactcagtacattattcgtactgatgtcccttcttgtggacgctgcgctcatgcccgcaggtaggcagggagacggatcagacccgtaggtatattatcagcggattctcaggagcactccacttacttcgaagctgcagtctatttggtattggtccttatgatcATTGTATCCTATGTAGAGGCtagtagacgtgtgtgtacagttagatgttttatagctccacaggtttatattattgtataatatattggtagcCTTGTCAGTTGGTGATAATGGCTATAATTGTTGATGATTGTATAGAGATGCACCgctatgttgtgatatatgtccctACAGGTTATGACAACCATGAGCTACCTTtggggtccacccagaaatgattatgagacgtatgcttagaggtactcggtaggttagctccgagtgcccgtcatggccctctggttgggttgtGATACCAACGACGACCATCTTTATCAACATCAGCTAAATAAGTGAACAAATCACCATCATCCTTTATTTCAGAAAAATGTGTTTTTTCTGTTGCAACAATGCTGAGCATGTAAGTGATTGAGAGATCCTTCGGCACACAACATAACTTATACCTAGTAATGACGATATCAACAAACTCATCATACGTAACATCCCTCCTCACTAGTATCGGGATTGTAAGACAACCCTTCGACTTCCAACTATAACGCTTGTCGGTCTCTATCCATTCACCATGTAGATCAACTGCTAATAGTATTTTGTCCCCCATTAATTGTCACAACACCTGCGGATATTACATAGATACATATTAGAATCTGTGACAATATTATAGTTAGTACGGCATTTATACATAGAGAATTTATATGCAGGTTCGTAGTGTAAACAACTTGTGGTTGTTTAAACAAAGTTTGGTTGTTTACATGGAGCCTGCATGTGCAGTGCAAACTCTTAGCATAAATACCATGCAGTTGTTTAAACTACATATGAATATTTAAATACATTAGGATGTGCAGTTTTTTAGTGTAAACACTACATGgagattttaaaaaatatatgatGTTTATGTAAACACCATGTGCAATGCAGGTCATTTGTGTAAACACCATCCAGTTGTTTAAACAACATGCAGTTGTTTATAAAAGAAACTGCATGTTGTTTATAAACAACGTGCAGTTGTTTATAAACAATCTAGAACAGAATGTTTAATTTAGAAAACGATGAAGAACATTAAATTATTACCTTAAATCACTGAGATGAATTGTTTATCCCCTTTGATGCAAATTCCCAAACAATGTGTTAACAAATTACTATCAAGAACAAAAgtaacaaaaatttaaaaaatctttGGTATAGTGATGAAGAAGAAGGCAAATGCAGATTTCATTTTTGTTCAATGAAGATAAATCTAACCCTAGTTTGAAGAGAGCAAAGCGTTTGGAAGGCTAGAATGTGCTGAgattgaaaaagaagaaaaagatatggaagaagatgaagatgaatgtGGGAAGGGCTGGTTCTCCCGCTGAAATGAGCTGACTAAATGGGAATTTTTTGTTTCCCTTTTGGCCAAAAAACCCTTTTATATGTTAGGCGTGTTTGTAAATAGCAAAACTTCGGGGTGTataaatatgttcttttttaaATGAGCATACCCCATTAATACCTAATTATAATAGTCTCTTTTACctaatttttaaaacttgtgtCCTAAATACTCAAATAGATAACTCAAAACTCTCTTTAATTCTATCCCCCTTTGTCGGTTTACTTTTCAAAGTCCTCAAGTTTGACACATTGAATACCCTATTCTCTTTCAATCATTGCTTTGTCGGTTTACTTTTCAAAGTCCTCAAGTTTGACACATTGAATACCCTATTCTCTTTCAATCATTGCTTTGTCGGTTTACTTTTCAAAGTCCTCAAGTTTGACACATTGAATACCCTATTCTCTTTCAATCATTGCTgctaatttttcttgatcaaacactaattgctgctcaaaagtgtttttcaaatttgattagccaaacacaaactgcttctcaccaaaaatacttttttgaaaaaaaaaaaaaaacacttctcAAAAATAAGCTAATTTTAGAAGTTTAGCAAATCAGACTTTTTAAAGATATTGGCATCTAAGAAATCCAAGTATATTTGGTTGTGCTGTTCGCTGCAGTCAACTTTTGAAGATAAGAGGTACAAAGTTACAAGTTGCAGTTTGGATTGGTTTGATTGGGTGATAGAGTTGGTTAATACGAAGAAATAGAAGTGAAGTTTGACCATAACAAAGGGATAATTCAAAGTAAAAAACCTTGTATAAGTAGAGGTTAACTTCAAAAGATGTTATAAAAAATTACACTATCAAGTTACCTAAATGATCGTTACAGTTCCCCGTCCATAATAAGATTAGTAACATGAAGAATATGGTAGATTACTTGTGAAGATCAGTGTCTTAAGAAATGACAAAATGCTATATGAGGTCAGGAGAAACAACTTTCTTTGTATCTATTCTTGTAGTGTCAAGACAAAAAGACCCTTAGCTACAAAAACAATAATGACCCCGTTGACTGGAAGAGAGCAGATGCCACATTTTAATAAGAGGCCTACTATCGGACCTCACAAGAATCGACCAATTTGTTAATAACAAAATGTACATGAGAGAAGTGCCTAACCCGAATCTATTATCTGCTCGTGGCAAAGGAAAGAGACCCTTTTCTAATAACAGTCGTGTTCAGACCAATTTGCTTGCACCTTGGCTATTTCACTAAGTATTGCTACCTCCTAGCAGCACAAATATCAGTTAACTCTGCGCAAAAAGGCAGAGAGAAGATGTTCCCCTACCAAAGACGAAAAACACCCTGGCCCGAGAACCATAAGAATCATCAGCGCTCCGTTTGCCCCATTTAGAGGCCTGCACATAGAATGTACCTCCTGAATCTAAGTTTTGGTTAAAAGTTGCATTGCTGCTCTCCCCTAAGTATTTAGCTTTTCATCCTTTTGTTATATCTGCATTAGAGAAATTGGGTGCTAGGTAAGTCAGATTTTATGAGCTATTCAGTTCTTCCTCCAAACTTGAAAATTGAAGGACCTTTACTTTCAGCCTCCTTGGCCCTATCTCTATTGGAGGTGGTTCCCCAACAGTTTTACCCAACTCATACCCGAACTTGTCATCTCTTTTATGCTCGTTTTGCTTGCTCGATGCTTCTTCGTTAGCCACTTTCTTAAACTTAACAGAGATGGGAACCGTACCACCTCTGGCCGACTTGTCTTCCTTAGAATGGCTTGAATTAGCATTGGAACTATGAGTTACATCTTCAGCCACGGAACGGTGTAATGAATACAACGGCCCAAGCCGTCCTTCAGTTTGATGTTTCCTTAATCGTTTGTAACCCTGAAAAGTAAGTGCAAAGAATACTTTAGTAGCTTAGTAGAATTCTATCGCACCAAAAACAAGAAATGTCCACACTGCAGCCTAACTGGTCAATGAAATGTAACAGTATTTGGAGATTAGCAatataaaattaaatattaacacATGAATAAAGGTCCacacacacaaaataataataataataataataataataataataaaggtcCACACTATGCcaccagttaaaaaaaaaaaattagtttcacTTTCTTGTTAATCTGTCAACTGTAAGACAAAGTCATAAGCTACCAATAGTAGCTAGCAAATAGTAGCTAGCAAAACTAGGTGAGTAAGCCCTGTAACTAAATATACTAACCTATTTTGCTCCAAATTTGGTAACAAAAGTCAAAAAGTTCTTACAACTATAAGAACGCCAATCGAATAGATGGGTATAATTTTTTATCTTACCttgtcaagaaaaaaaaaaaaaaaaaaaagaagacactgATTGCATAGAGCAACAGTTGCACAATTAGGGATTGAATGCAAAATTGAAGCAAAAGCCAGGATGGCATTCAAAGCTTAATCTATAGTGACCACAATGTACCTATAACCTAGCTggaaagatgatttgcatatctAAGTTTGGCAATTTGACTTGTCATCGTTTGGTTTTACTACTAATAGCAACTTTGTACCTCTTTTCTCATCAGTAGCAACTTTTGTATCTATTTAACTCAAAACTTAAGAAAACTGtgattcaaaaaatatttagaaGTAAAATCACTATTTTAAGCATTTCAAATTCTCGATAACTTAAAAATTCTTATTCTTTTGACCAGGTGTTTCTTAAATTACATTGATCCTTAGGCTATGTACTGAATTATTAACTCATTCCCATCAAGAATCGAGAAGCATATATCAGGTATATTACATGGTTAATCTATGCAAAACACCAAAGAGGAAAACATAGAAGGCAGAAGATGCACATATTCGAAAAGCCGAATAGAAACCAACAAGTATTTATTTGACACCCTTTTTCCCTTGTCATAAAACTGTTTAACCAGAAACTTTAATTTGAAAACAGAACACGAGCAAAACAATGCATCAAACTAAGACTCCAGAATCCAATACCTGGTGCTCAACATTAACTGCTATTGAATCATGTGTACTTCTATGTTCTGCTCTAGAACGTCGCTTCACTCTGAAAATTTCCGTGTCAGACTCGTCATTTTCTTGGTCAACTACAGTTCTAACATCTGAAATATGAGCTACTTTGTCATGTACTTTTAAATAGTCAGCATTAGGTGAACACGCTGATCTTTCACTTCTACACCTAGAAGATACAGTATTCCATATGTTTGAGTTAGCATTTTCCTGTACCTGCAGTGCAAGCAATTAGCTTGAGATCAAATAAAATATTTCCATTTTGCAAGACAGAAGTCAAAAACGGTTATACAAATACAGCAACCTGGATGAAGATAACTTACATTAACACTAGTGGGGAGGCAGTCTTTTCGCTCCATGGGCAAATCAGTACCAGATGCAAGCTCAATACTAGAGGCAGAAGCATTGGAAGCCTGCTCATGAAATGTCTGTTCTAACCAATCCTCAGCTTTTACTGTCCCTTCAAAATTTATTTCACAATATGGAACATAGCCTTCCTCTTGAGCTTGCGGAAACATGTCCAAGAGGAGAGTAAAGTCACCACTTTCTTTATAGTGCTCAACATCATGTAAAACATTGTCATCTAGCTCAAACTTCCTAGCTGCAGTTTCAATGTCCAAAATATCTTCCCTTAAGCAAAGGGTTCTACTGCTGCCACAAGGAAAATTAAGTGACCTAGGATCTGAAGAATAACCCATGAAACCAATCATCAGCTGTTAAGAGGGTTGCcagaataattaataaataaagacaaAGAAAATATCATACCGTGGCGAAGGCACGCTGCATGTGAATGGCAGTTGCAGTTCAGATATGCTACATAACAGTCACGCTTGCATATGCTGCAAAGGATAGTACCGTGTGAAAATGATGGTATACCAGAAAATGCTTTTAATCTCATGAGGCACCAACGAGCACAATGCTGAAACCGCATCAATAGTACAAAAGAAACTTTGACGCTATGGTGGGTGATCAAGTCTGCAGAGGAATAAGCTGGATCTTCAAGTTCCAAATCCGTATGCAAAAGCATTGCTTCTTTGCAGAGAAGTTCCTCATTGGGAAGAAGAGGCACTCTGTTCAGGAGTGCATAACGGCGGCTAGCAATTGAACCGATTGGAAACCAATCACCAGTTGCAAAGTTTACAGCCTCGCCACAGTTAAAACCTACAGATTAGGGAAACAGAATTCACTAATGCTAATTGTCAACTAAGATGAAATCCCAAGAATAATCAAAAATATCAAGGGCCAAAATTAGAGAGTGCTGAAGAGATGTCAGATTTGCAGGTTCAGGTATTATGCATCCTTGGACTCTTAAGTCCAGACAAAAATAAAGAGGCTTACCATGGCTGAATCCTGCATGATATGCTCTAGGAAAAGTTACTATAAATTCGCCAGGCTTTTGAACGGCTTTATAGACAGGAACATCATGTTCTGACAAAATGTTAGGAGGAAACAATGTTGTCTTCTGCAAAAGCACATCAAAAGCTCCATCCTCTCCATCAGCGGTTAAGATATCATTGTTATAGACATGCTCGCGGACAACCTTTTCAAAGTCGAGTGCTGCATGACCTGGAACACCATACCAGGTTTTTGCTGCCCCGCAATGATGATAATTGATGCTATGCAcacaaatgaaaaaaaatgataagTTCCCAATTTAACCGGACTAACACGTACACTTCAAATTAAAGAACACACCTGTACAAGTAGTGATCTTCGACATGCCAGGCAAACATACTAAATAGCATTCCAATGTACAGCATCGGTTCAGTAACTCCCTAGAAGATAAATAAATTAGGAGGTTAGACATATTCAGGTTGAATCAAAATTTCAATGAAAAAGGTGCAAAAACTAATCTGTTTACCGGGATTGCTTTATCGAGTAGTCGAAGTATTGATTTAGGTAGGCATGAAAATCTCTGAAACCAAAAATAGAGGGTTTATTAGAACAAAGATGGAAAACAAAAAGGCAATTAGACACCTTTAAGACTACATCTATATGTTAACAGGAGTCGGGAGAAGCTGATGCATGGAAAATTATGAGAGAAATTTTTTAATTAGTCCTTCGCGTGGTCGAGTTGGAAAGGAAGGTAAAAGAGAAAAACCATAAGAACAGAGGATAGTAGTAAAAGAGAACGTTGAGAGAAAACACTATCCAAAATACTAACAAGGCTAGCACTGGCAAAATGTTTCAAAAACATGAACacgacaaccatatatatatatgcacactaGATGCAAGGCACAATGACTCGTTTTATACGAACCATAGAACATATCCCTGAAAACAAAGAAACTCCATATAGGAATAGCACAATAACAAGAAACGTGTTATGAAATCTACACCTTCATATTCCATTTGCAATTTCCAAGTTCATCAATGGGAGAAGATGAAAATGCACTACCATCAACATCGCATGCATATTCAACACTCTCAGTCTTTCCACAAGCAATTTCATGCCAAAATTCTTTTTCCATATATGTAGGAGGAAGGCATCCAGCACTACAATACCTACGAGCATAAACCTTGTTCGCCATTTTCTCGAAATCACGAAATGTGTAGTTTCTGGAAAACCATACTTTTTCTCAAAAGCTGACAAATAATCAA includes these proteins:
- the LOC132609686 gene encoding LOW QUALITY PROTEIN: lysine-specific demethylase JMJ13-like (The sequence of the model RefSeq protein was modified relative to this genomic sequence to represent the inferred CDS: inserted 1 base in 1 codon) translates to MSREAMLEFLKRKRLQRKKAESLNDLTCVSNTMSRSGGDALRSSASCGVRIHVNADMHSGSGTSLNVRDVFSKHKVAKFDTSDLEWTDKIPECPVYYPSKEEFEDPLVYLQKISPEASKFGICKIVSPITASVPAGVVLMKEKVGFKFTTRVQPLRLAEWDTDDKVTFFMSGRNYTFRDFEKMANKVYARRYCSAGCLPPTYMEKEFWHEIACGKTESVEYACDVDGSAFSSSPIDELGNCKWNMKRFSCLPKSILRLLDKAIPGVTEPMLYIGMLFSMFAWHVEDHYLYSINYHHCGAAKTWYGVPGHAALDFEKVVREHVYNNDILTADGEDGAFDVLLQKTTLFPPNILSEHDVPVYKAVQKPGEFIVTFPRAYHAGFSHGFNCGEAVNFATGDWFPIGSIASRRYALLNRVPLLPNEELLCKEAMLLHTDLELEDPAYSSADLITHHSVKVSFVLLMRFQHCARWCLMRLKAFSGIPSFSHGTILCSICKRDCYVAYLNCNCHSHAACLRHDPRSLNFPCGSSRTLCLREDILDIETAARKFELDDNVLHDVEHYKESGDFTLLLDMFPQAQEEGYVPYCEINFEGTVKAEDWLEQTFHEQASNASASSIELASGTDLPMERKDCLPTSVNVQENANSNIWNTVSSRCRSERSACSPNADYLKVHDKVAHISDVRTVVDQENDESDTEIFRVKRRSRAEHRSTHDSIAVNVEHQGYKRLRKHQTEGRLGPLYSLHRSVAEDVTHSSNANSSHSKEDKSARGGTVPISVKFKKVANEEASSKQNEHKRDDKFGYELGKTVGEPPPIEIGPRRLKVXGPSIFKFGGRTE